Part of the Candidatus Limnocylindrales bacterium genome is shown below.
CGTCGATCGCTCGCACGTGCTGCTGACGGGAATTTCCGACGGCGCCACCTACACGCTGCTCGAGGGGCTCGGCGAGGATTCGCCGTTTACGCATCTCGCTCCGGTCTCCGGCGTGCTGCATCCGGCCAACATGATGGGCGGCAACCTGGCGCGGGCCGAGGGGCGCAAGATCTGGCTCGTGCACGGCCGCCTCGACTGGATGTTCCCGGTCGAAACCGCCGAGATGGCGGCCGACGAGCTGCGCTCGGCAGGCGCAGACCTCACGCTGAGGATCATCGACGACCTGTCGCACACGTATCCGCGCGAAGAGAACGATCGCATCCTGACGTGGCTCGATCCTCGCCTGTCGCTGCCGGTCCAACACGCCGACGCCCCGCGCGAGGCTCTCCGCAATCCGGGTTGAGCATCGAACGGATCCGGTTCATTCAGGAAAAAGAAATCCTGCGGACTTTGGGAGATTGCGGCGAGCCATGGCGATCCGGCCGGTACTGACGATAGGAAATCCCCTGCTGCGCCTCGTTGCACGCGACGTGACCGGGGACGAAATGCGCTCCGAAGCGTTCGGTCAGCTGATCGGCGACATGATCGAGACGATGCATCACGAGCAGGGCATCGGCATCGCGGCGCCGCAGATCGGCGAGTCGCTCGCGGTCGCCGTGATCGAAATCGACGAGGAGTCCGTGCGCTATCCCGGGCAGGAGCCGTTCGGGCAGCGCGTCTTCGTCAATCCGAAGATCACGGTGCTCGATGCAGAGGAGCAGGGGTTCTGGGAAGGATGCCTGTCGGTTCCGAATCTACGCGGTTTCGTCGAGCGGCCGCGGCGGATCCGGGTCGACTATCTCGACCTCGACGGCACGCCGCGCGCGATCGAAGCCGACGGATTCCTCGCAACGGTCTTCCAGCACGAGCTCGACCATCTTGCCGGCGTGCTCTACGTGGACCGCATCCGCGACATGAAAAAGCTCGCGACTCTCGAAGACTACGCACGCTACTGGCGCGACGTCCCCGGCGAAGAGCACCTTCCGGACTGAAAAACCGTGAAATCGGGGACAGACACCGATTTAGCGAAATCAGTGTCTGTCCCCGATTTTCAGAAAACGGTGTCTGACCCGATTTTCGTTTCCCGGATTCAGATTCCAGTCGTCGTCTGATCGGCTACGGACAGTCGAGCGTAGTCGGCAGGCTTGCGCAGGTGCGGAGGATCTTCAGCGCATCGGTCGTGTTGACGCGGCCGTTCGAATCGACGTCGCACGTGCACAGCTCGCAAACCCTGAGACCGAGCGCACCCTGCAGCACGAAGCTCGCATTGACGACGCATCGGTCGTTGCTGAACGGATGCCCACAGGTGCGGCACGCATCTGCCGCTTCGTCGCACGTATCGCTGCACGCGTCCGTCTGCGGGCAGGTCGGGCTGCCGATGCACGCGCTGTCGACGCAGCGGTCGGCGGTGGTACAGAACAACCCGTCGTCGCACTCGTCGGTGTTCGGTGCGGCCGTGCAGGTGCCGCTGCCGTCGCAGACGTCGTCGGTACACGGATTGTCGTCGACATGGCACGGAGCTCCGGCCGGCAGATTGCACGAATCGGCAGCTTCGTCGCACCTTGCCGAGCAGGTCGGGTTCCCGGTGCATGGATCACCGGTGTGGCCGCAGGTGCCGCCGCCGCACGTATCGGTGCCGTTGCAGAACGATCCGTCATCGCACGGCGCGGTGTTGTTGGTATGTGCGCAGATTCCCGCGCCGTTGCAGAAGTCGTCGGTGCAGACGTTGGAGTCGCCGGAGCACGGAGTCGACGAGCTCGCCAGTTGATCCGCGGGGCAGGTCGCGGCGCCACTACAGACTTCGGCAACGTCGCAGTCGCCGGCGGCGGGGCGACACGTCGTGGCGCTCGAAGCAAAGCCGTCGGCGGGACACGAAGCGGAAGCGCCGCTGCAGGTTTCGGCCACGTCGCAGACCCCGGCGGATGCGCGACACGTATTTCCCGACGTGAACGAGTCGGCCGGGCAGCTCGTGGACGAGCCGGTGCAGCTCTCCGCGGTGTCGCAGACGCCGGCAGAAGCCCGGCAGACCGTAGCCGCGCTCGCGAAGCAGTTGCCGGCGGATTCGTTGCACGTGCTTCCGCAGATTCCGCCGCCGGCGCACGGGTTGCCCGAATGCACGCTGCACGTACCGCCCGCGCATGTGTCGGTGCCGTTGCAGAACACTCCGTCGTCACAGACGTTGCCGTCGCCGCCGTTGCAGGTGTTGGTGTCCTCGTTGCAGGATCCTGCGCA
Proteins encoded:
- the def gene encoding peptide deformylase; translation: MAIRPVLTIGNPLLRLVARDVTGDEMRSEAFGQLIGDMIETMHHEQGIGIAAPQIGESLAVAVIEIDEESVRYPGQEPFGQRVFVNPKITVLDAEEQGFWEGCLSVPNLRGFVERPRRIRVDYLDLDGTPRAIEADGFLATVFQHELDHLAGVLYVDRIRDMKKLATLEDYARYWRDVPGEEHLPD